ATTGCATGGGGATCGTTCGTTCCGTGATGATCCGGCTCTTGTAGGCGGCGTCGGCAAACTTGACGGTATGCCCGTTACGGTGATCGGTATCCAAAAAGGACACGATACAAAAGAAAATTTGTACCGCAACTTTGGCATGGTACATCCGGAAGGATACCGAAAAGCGTTGCGTTTAATGAAACAGGCGGAAAAATTTCAGCGCCCCGTTGTTTGTCTTATTGATACTCCGGGTGCTTATCCGGGAATTTCGGCAGAGGAACGCAATCAAAGTGAAGCGATTGCGCGGAATTTGCTTGCCATGGCGAATTTGCGAGTGCCGGTCGTATCTGTTGTCACGGGAGAAGGGGCAAGCGGCGGCGCACTCGCTTTGGGAATTGCCGATCGGGTGTATATGTTGGAGCATGCCTGGTATTGTGTGATTGCTCCGGAAAGTGCAGCTGCGATTCTTTGGAAAGATGCCAGCCAAAGTCAACGGGCGGCAGATTCGATGCGAATTACCGCACAGGATTTGAAGCAGTTCGGCATAATTGATGGAATCGTACCGGAGCCTTTGGGTGGTGCGCATAAAGATCCGGAACAAACGATTCAGGCAACAAAGCAAGTGATTGTGGATTCCTTAAAAGAATTGTGCAAATTGTCTATTGAGGAATTGCTTGCAAACCGCTACGATAAGTACAAAAGTATGGGGCAGTTTTTGGAATAAGCATTGTTGGAATGTCTGGTATTCACATGTGGAAAGATATACGATAGCGTGAATACCATATTTCTTTACATCATGCGGGACTTTCAATGTCCCGTCGGGACAAAAAGTTATTAACTGCCGGAGAGGAAGTGGGCGTATGCAAAAGATTGGCGTTTTGACAAGCGGCGGAGATGCACCGGGAATGAATGCTGCGATTCGTGCAGTCGTCAGGAAAGCGATTTATCATGGATTGGATGTAGTAGGCGTCAAACGCGGCTACAGCGGTTTGATCAACGGTGAAATCGAAGCGATGGACCTCGGGTCTGTTGCCGATATTATACATCGGGGCGGAACGGTTTTATACACCGCTCGCTGCGAAGAATTTAAAACACCGGAAGGCCGGCAAAAAGCGTTGGGCATGATTCGCAAGCACGGGATTACAGGATTGGTCGTGATCGGTGGCGACGGCTCATTCCGCGGTGCCGAAAAATTGACACAGATGGGCGTTCCTACAATTGGAATTCCTGGAACGATTGACAATGACATTCCCTGTACCGATTATACCATCGGCTTTGATACGGCAGTGAATACAGTCATTGAAGCAATCGACAAGATTCGTGATACGGCTACTTCCCACGAGCGTACATATGTCATTGAAGTGATGGGGCGCAATGCGGGAGATATTGCCATGATTGCCGGAGTTGCAGGCGGGGCGGAATCGATTCTGATCCCGGAAGCTCCCTATAATATTCAACAGACGGTAGAAAAATTAAAGCGCGGCGCAGCAAGGGGCAAACGCCACAGTATCATTCTCGTGGCGGAAGGCATCGGCAAGGGTATGGAAATCGGTGAACAAATCCAGGAAATGACCGGTTGGGAAACACGTGTAACCGTTTTGGGACATATCCAGAGAGGCGGATCCCCGACGGCTTTTGACCGTACGCTGGCAAGTCGCATGGGAGCATTTGCGGTTGAATTGCTGCTGCAAGGAGAAGGCAAAAAAATGGTCGGTATCAATGGCAATGCCATACAGGCGCATGATATCGAAACAGCACTTGCCACACCGCGCGCATTCAATTCTGAGATCTATGATTTAGCTGGAATTTTATCCATTTAGCTCCCCATACTAGCGAGGGGAAGGATTCGGAGGAGGGGTTTTCTTGAGAAGAACAAAGATTGTCTGTACGATCGGACCGGCAAGCGAGTCGGTGGAAACGCTGAAAAAAATCATGGAAAGCGGCATGGATGTTGCCCGTTTAAATTTTAGCCACGGTTCCTATGAGGAACACAGCGCCCGGATTCGCAATATCCGCCAGGCTGCGGCCGAAGTCGGCAAGACAGTTGCGATTATGCTGGACATCAAGGGTCCAAAAATTCGCACAGGACTTGTTGAGAATGGCGAAGTCGAGTTATTGGATGGAAATACGCTCATTTTAACGACAGATGAAGTCACAGGAACGGCAGAGCGCGTATCCATCAGCTATGAAGGATTGCCTGAAGATGTCGCGGAAGGGTCGATCATCCGCATTGATGACGGATTGATCGGACTCTTGGTCGAAAAGGTTGTCGGCAATGATATTTATTGCCGCATTACAAACGGCGGAACGTTGAAAAACCGCAAAGGAATCAATGCGCCAGGAGTAAAACTGCGCTTGCCTGGCGTCACCGAGAAAGATATTGCAGACATCAGGTTCGGCATCGAGCAGGGTGTCGATATGATTGCTGCGTCTTTTGTCCGGAAAGCGGCTGACGTATTGGAAATTCGAAAGCTTTTTGAAGAAGCTGGCGTCGAGCTTGATATTATTTCCAAAATTGAAGCGCAAGAAGGACTTGATATGCTTGATGAAATTTTGGCTGTATCGGATGGACTGATGGTTGCAAGGGGTGATCTCGGTGTCGAGATCCCGACAGAAGAAGTGCCATTGGCGCAAAAGTTGATGATTGAAAAATGCAACCGCGTTGGCAAACCGGTCATTACTGCAACACAAATGCTGGATTCCATGCAGCGCAATCCGCGCCCTACACGTGCGGAGGCCAGCGACGTGGCAAACGCGATTTTCGACGGTACAGATGCGATTATGTTGTCAGGAGAAACAGCGGCAGGCAGATACCCGGTTGAAGCTGTACAGACAATGGCACAGATCGCAGAACGTGCAGAGCGCGCGATTTTTACAAAAGAAGTACAACGTGCAGCCAGAGAAAAACAGTCGGGATCGATTACAAACGCAATCAGTCATGCAGTCGAGCGGATCGCCGATGAATTGGATGCGAAAGCGATCATTACACCTACACACGGCGGACACACAGCGCGCATGATTTCCAAACACCGTCCGGGCAGTCCGATCGTTGCTGTCACATCAGAAGAACGGGTGGCACGCAAGTTGTGTGTGACTTGGGGAGTCTATCCAATCGTGGTGAAACCGACAACCACAACTGACGATTTATTGGAAACGGCAGTTGATGCGGCTTTGACTTCCGGCTTGGTAAAACGTGGAGATCTTGTCGTTATTACCGCCGGTGTTCCAGTCGGACAACCAGGTACGACAAATCTGATCAAAGTTCATACACTGGGGGACATACTGGCAAAAGGGACGGGAATCGGTAAAAACCCGGCGAGCGGCCGTGTCCTTGTCGGTACGGATCCGACTGCATTAAAGAACTTGGTGCAACCAGGGGATATATTGGTGACGAAATCGACAGATGAAGCGTTTGTTTCCATTATGGAGAAATGCAGCGCCGTTATTACGGAAGAAGGCGGTCTTACTTCACATGCGGCTGTCGTCGCACTTTCTTTGGGCATTCCGGTCATTGTAGGTGTGGACAATGCAACTTCATTGTTAAAAGATGAGGAAACGATCACTGTTGACCCGGCTCGCGGACTGATCTATAAAGGAATTGCACAAGTATTGTAAGGCTTTTCCGGGTTTTGCAAGGGTATGCCAAGTATTGCAAGACTATGCCCAATCCGATACATGTTCAATTCCCGTCTTGCCGAATAACGGGAATATCTTGACGGGATTGGAATCGGATTTTCTGTATGCCACAGGCACACGCATCTTGATTTTATGGAGATGAAGTGTGTTTTTGTGGCATTTTGCACATTTTTTACGAATTGCTTGCAATGTTGTACAATTTCAGTAAATGCCTTTCAGTGCGAGTTCAAAAAGTGGTTAAGCAATCCGCCGTGGAGTTTTGACTGCTTTTTGAACATCCTCTTTCAAAACAAAGGAGGTTTGGTGAGAATGGAAGCCACAACAACGATACGTGTGCGCTATCAGGAAACCGATCAAATGGGAATTGTATACCATACCAATTACATCGTTTGGTTTGAAATCGGCAGAACGGAATGGTTGCGGCAATCGGGAGCCACTTATAAGGAGTTGGAGAATTTAGGAGTATTGCTGCCCGTCACAAATGTGGACTGCAAATATCACGCAAGTGCCCGGTATGACGATGAATGTATCATCTCGACCACAGTCGAATCATTTACGCCGGCGAGAATGAAATTTTTTTATCAAATCCTTCGAAAAAGCGACGGTAAATTATTGGCGGAAGGGCATACTGAACATTGTTTTCTAACGAAAGAGGGAAAAATCGTCCGTTTGCAAAAAGCTGCGCCACAGATCGCGCAAATCATTGCAGAATCGTCAATGTGATGGAACGGCCATCAATGTGAATGGAGGGTATTTTTGTTGCACGTATTGAAACATTGGTTCAATAGACGCAATTTCTTCTGTTGCAAACGTGTAAAATGTGGTATCATTTTTATGGCAATTACGTTTTTTTATTTACTACATAACGCTAGGGATAAGGGGACAATCGTCAGTCGCCTGTTCCAATATAAATTACAGAATTACATAACCAGGAGGCGTTCGTATGGGGTTGTTTGACAAGTATGAGTTACCTGCAGCCGGGGAAAAAATTACGCTGCAAAATGGAAAATTAGCCGTTCCTGACCAGCCGATTATTCCGTTTATCGAGGGTGACGGAACCGGTCGTGATATCTGGAAGGCTTCTGTACGCGTATTTGATGCCGCAGTTGAAAAGGCGTATGGCGGCAAACGCAAAATTGCCTGGTACGAAGTGTATGCGGGGGAGAAGGCGTATAATACGTTCGGCGAATGGCTGCCAAACGATACACTGACTGCTTTGCGCGAATATATCGTCAGCATCAAGGGTCCTTTGACAACACCTGTGGGCGGCGGGATCCGCTCGTTAAACGTTGCTCTCCGCCAGGAACTTGATTTGTATGTGTGCTTGCGTCCCGTGCGTCATTTTAGCGGCGTACCTTCTCCAGTCAAGCATCCTGAGCTCGTGGACATGGTGATTTTCCGCGAAAATTCGGAAGATATTTATGCAGGGATCGAGTGGGCGGAAGGTACCCCTGAAGTAGAAAAAGTCATCAAATTCCTGAAAGAAGAAATGGGCGTCAAGAAAATTCGTTTTCCGGAAACATCGGGGATCGGTATCAAACCGGTTTCCAAAGAAGGTTCCGATCGTTTGATTCGCGCTGCAATCGAATATGCGCTCAAGCACAATCGGAAAAGTGTAACGATTGTTCACAAAGGCAATATCATGAAGTTCACGGAAGGCGCGTTTAAAAATTGGGGCTATGAGTTGGCGGAACGAGAGTATGGCGACCGCGTATTCACATGGGCGCAATACGACCGCATCAAGGCGGAGCAAGGGGAAGACGCAGCGAATCAGGCACAAAAAGAAGCGGTCGCTGCCGGCAAAATTATCGTAAAAGACGCAATTGCGGATATCTTCCTGCAGCAAATTTTGACACGTCCGGCCGAATTCGATGTCATCGCAACGTTGAATCTCAACGGCGACTATGCATCCGATGCGCTTGCCGCACAAGTCGGCGGTATCGGAATTGCTCCGGGTGCAAATATTAACTACTTGACCGGACATGCCGTATTTGAAGCAACACACGGAACAGCCCCCAAATACGCAGATTTGGACAAAGTAAATCCAGGATCTGTCATTTTGTCCGGCGTCATGATGCTTGAACATCTCGGTTGGCAAGAAGCGGCCGATATGATTACAAATGCATTGACAAAAACAATTGATCAAAAAGTCGTAACATATGACTTTGCCCGTCTGATGGAAGGCGCTCGTGAAGTGAAAACATCCGAGTTTGCTTCAGCCATGATTGAAAATATGTAAGATGCAATCGATACAATAGACAGGATAAAGGAGGAGAATACAATGGCTTTAAAACGAAACAAAGTAACGGTTGTCGGCGGTGGTTTTACAGGTGCAACAACAGCATTTTTGCTTGGCTTGAAAGAACTTGGCGATGTTGTAATCGTAGA
Above is a window of Fodinisporobacter ferrooxydans DNA encoding:
- a CDS encoding acetyl-CoA carboxylase carboxyltransferase subunit alpha produces the protein MAGELLFEKPLLELRQKIEELKKFTLEKGIDFSDEVQKLEQRAHELEQQIYGNLTPYQKLQIARSNARPTALNYINGMCSDFIELHGDRSFRDDPALVGGVGKLDGMPVTVIGIQKGHDTKENLYRNFGMVHPEGYRKALRLMKQAEKFQRPVVCLIDTPGAYPGISAEERNQSEAIARNLLAMANLRVPVVSVVTGEGASGGALALGIADRVYMLEHAWYCVIAPESAAAILWKDASQSQRAADSMRITAQDLKQFGIIDGIVPEPLGGAHKDPEQTIQATKQVIVDSLKELCKLSIEELLANRYDKYKSMGQFLE
- the icd gene encoding NADP-dependent isocitrate dehydrogenase, giving the protein MGLFDKYELPAAGEKITLQNGKLAVPDQPIIPFIEGDGTGRDIWKASVRVFDAAVEKAYGGKRKIAWYEVYAGEKAYNTFGEWLPNDTLTALREYIVSIKGPLTTPVGGGIRSLNVALRQELDLYVCLRPVRHFSGVPSPVKHPELVDMVIFRENSEDIYAGIEWAEGTPEVEKVIKFLKEEMGVKKIRFPETSGIGIKPVSKEGSDRLIRAAIEYALKHNRKSVTIVHKGNIMKFTEGAFKNWGYELAEREYGDRVFTWAQYDRIKAEQGEDAANQAQKEAVAAGKIIVKDAIADIFLQQILTRPAEFDVIATLNLNGDYASDALAAQVGGIGIAPGANINYLTGHAVFEATHGTAPKYADLDKVNPGSVILSGVMMLEHLGWQEAADMITNALTKTIDQKVVTYDFARLMEGAREVKTSEFASAMIENM
- the pfkA gene encoding 6-phosphofructokinase, with translation MQKIGVLTSGGDAPGMNAAIRAVVRKAIYHGLDVVGVKRGYSGLINGEIEAMDLGSVADIIHRGGTVLYTARCEEFKTPEGRQKALGMIRKHGITGLVVIGGDGSFRGAEKLTQMGVPTIGIPGTIDNDIPCTDYTIGFDTAVNTVIEAIDKIRDTATSHERTYVIEVMGRNAGDIAMIAGVAGGAESILIPEAPYNIQQTVEKLKRGAARGKRHSIILVAEGIGKGMEIGEQIQEMTGWETRVTVLGHIQRGGSPTAFDRTLASRMGAFAVELLLQGEGKKMVGINGNAIQAHDIETALATPRAFNSEIYDLAGILSI
- the pyk gene encoding pyruvate kinase yields the protein MRRTKIVCTIGPASESVETLKKIMESGMDVARLNFSHGSYEEHSARIRNIRQAAAEVGKTVAIMLDIKGPKIRTGLVENGEVELLDGNTLILTTDEVTGTAERVSISYEGLPEDVAEGSIIRIDDGLIGLLVEKVVGNDIYCRITNGGTLKNRKGINAPGVKLRLPGVTEKDIADIRFGIEQGVDMIAASFVRKAADVLEIRKLFEEAGVELDIISKIEAQEGLDMLDEILAVSDGLMVARGDLGVEIPTEEVPLAQKLMIEKCNRVGKPVITATQMLDSMQRNPRPTRAEASDVANAIFDGTDAIMLSGETAAGRYPVEAVQTMAQIAERAERAIFTKEVQRAAREKQSGSITNAISHAVERIADELDAKAIITPTHGGHTARMISKHRPGSPIVAVTSEERVARKLCVTWGVYPIVVKPTTTTDDLLETAVDAALTSGLVKRGDLVVITAGVPVGQPGTTNLIKVHTLGDILAKGTGIGKNPASGRVLVGTDPTALKNLVQPGDILVTKSTDEAFVSIMEKCSAVITEEGGLTSHAAVVALSLGIPVIVGVDNATSLLKDEETITVDPARGLIYKGIAQVL
- a CDS encoding acyl-CoA thioesterase, with amino-acid sequence MEATTTIRVRYQETDQMGIVYHTNYIVWFEIGRTEWLRQSGATYKELENLGVLLPVTNVDCKYHASARYDDECIISTTVESFTPARMKFFYQILRKSDGKLLAEGHTEHCFLTKEGKIVRLQKAAPQIAQIIAESSM